Below is a genomic region from Echinicola rosea.
CGATTTCAATCACCCGGTTTTCCTGATAAAATTTTAATTTTTCTGCGGGGACCATATCGCCCAAGGCATCATAAATTGGCCTCAGGTAAGGATCCAGTTTTTCCTGTAGATCGCCGGGCAAAAAGCCCAGGTTTTCACCAGCCTCCACGGCCGGCCGTGTGATAATAATCCGCTTCACTTCGCGGTTCTTTAATGCACGAACAGCCAATGCCACAGCAATATAAGTCTTGCCAGTTCCGGCTGGCCCTAGGGCAAAAACCAAGTCATTCTTATAGGCAGCATCCACCAGCTTGCGCTGGTTGGTGGATTTTGGTTTGATGGCCAAGCCCTTGTTGCCATAGACGATGATGTCATTTTTTGGGTCTTCCTCAAAGGGCACACCTTCCAGCTCAATGTATTCCTTGACGTTCTCAGGAGTGACCTGACCAAACCTGTTGAAATGCTGCAGCAGCATATTGAGCACATCGTTGATCCGAATGATTTCGGGAGCCCTGCCCTGAATGCGAATTTCATTTCCGCGGGAAACAATTTTGCTTTTGGGAAATGCCGCAGCAATTTGGCGGATGTTCTCATTCTCAGTTCCGAGAAAATCCAAAAGCGGAATATTTTCTAAAGTAATTACCTTTTCTACCAATCCGTTAATGTGTATTTAGGGTTGTCAGATTATTCTTACAAGAATAAAATTTCTATTTTTGTTTATACTTTACAAAAGTACAAAATTTTAATTGACTTCGTTCTATGGCCTTAGTAACATTCCTGTCAGATTTTGGAGATGGCGATTATTATGTACCTGCAGTCAAAGCCAAGATGTTATCCATTAACCCTCAGCTCAATATCATTGACATCACGCATAAAGTTGAGGCTTATGACATCGCACATGCGGCATTTGTCCTGAGATCTGTTTACAAGGAATTCCCCAAGGGCACCATTCATTTGGTAGCCCTCAACAGTACCAGCAGCATGACCGACGGCTATATCGGCATCAAGCTGGAAGAACACATCTTTGTCGGCCCCAATAATGGTGTCCTTAGCATGCTGGCGGATTACGATCCGGGCATTGTGGTAAAATTTGCCGACATCCACATCAAGGACAGCACTTTCCCTGCCAAGGACATCCTAGCTCCCATAGCCGCCAAAGTAGCCAGTGGAGCAGCGATCCATGATTTTGGCGGACCGCTACAAGCCATCCGCCAAATGATGCCCCGTCAAATCAAAGCAACAAAAAAACAGATCGTCGGCCATGTACTGCGCATGGATGGCTATGGCAACCTGATCACCAATATTCCCAAAAGTGTCTTTAACCAACTGAACCCTGGCAAATTCTCTGTCGAATTTAGCCGCGAGGTAATGACCAAGCTCCATCCATCCTATGACAGCGTAGAACCCGGAGATTGCTTCGCCCTGTTTAATAGTCTGGACTTTTTGGAAATCGGCATTAACCACGGTCATGGAGGAGATTTACTGGGATTAAAATACGACAGTCCAGTGGTGATCAATTTTCACCGGGAAGAGGAATAGAAAAAACACACTGACCTCCAAACACTTAAATCTCTTCACGTGATTTTATCGCAAAAAAAATAAAATTAGTAGGGTAAAGCTATTGCATAGCAAAAAATCTTTGTCCATATTTGCATCCCGTTCGGAACGGAACAGGTTAAAAGCATAGTGAAATACTATCAAGCCTTGGTGGCGGAATTGGTAGACGCGTTGGTCTCAAACACCAATGAGGTAACACTCGTGCCGGTTCGACTCCGGCCCAAGGTACTAGAAACCCCTTCAGATGAAAATTTGAAGGGGTTTTGTCGTTTACAGGGCAAACCGATGTGAAATGTTATGGTTTTACGCTGGATCAAGGATCACGCAATACTTCTGGGGGGCGAAGTATTTTTAAATGGATTTTTGAAATTCACTTTTCTCACTATTGCTTAAAATGGGTTTTAGCGGGAATTGATAATCATTAGAATGGTCATGGCTGCTAAAACCATACCCCTTTAGCCTTGCTATTTTACCATGGGTTGAACCCCATGGCTATGTATATACCGCCCCGCTGGAGCTGGATTTTTAATACCAGCCACCAAATCCTTTCTACTTAGTCTTCACCTCTCCCCAGCATTTATACTTGATCCAGTTACCCCCTTGACTAAACGACATTGAAGGTCGTGTTTATAATGCCAGCGGCATGGTCTATATAGTAACCTGCGGATTCATCCGCAGGAGGCTAAGTGGTACCCGACCACTCCAAAGAGTGCCAGCGGCACGGAAGATATACACCATCATACATGGTATCTTTGGCTAGGACAATGCCACTTAAACAGGGAACATTAAATGGATCATCCCACCATGTGTTCAACCCATGGCTATGGATGTGAGGCCATTTCGTGGCTTTCAAATTTATTACTTTGTACTTTTTCTTCTTTGACTATAATAGAAAGAAATCAACGATCCACCTCTTCTTTAGTCTAATGAGCGTTCGATTAAGCTACGATGCTGCTTCCCCATACTTTATCGCCTGACCAAAAATCAGCAAAAACGCTATTTACCTACGCCAACCGCGCGTTATCAGAAACCCAACATCTCTCTCTTCTCCTCCTCTTTTCCCTGCGAATGCTTAAACAACAGATAGATGCAGGCAATATCGAAAACCGCCCAAGTGAATGTACCTAGCAAAGTAAAAACTACAGTAATAAACATAACAGCAGTAATTAAGCCTAAGATCCCTATAACCTGATAAAGCTGGCCGAAAGTCTTTTTGGACTGCACCAACCCAAGGGAAAAAGGGATCAAGGAAACCCCGAAAGCCATCACTTCAAATACACCAAACCACACATCTTCCGCCCCCACTACCTTACCGGAATAGATATCAGTACCAATGATGCCTGCATTGATCAAGATCAGAAACACCACGCCAAATTGGAGCACTTTATTGTCAGTGCGCTGTCCGACCAGGTAAAAACCGTAAGCAAAGGCAGCATAAGAGATCAGCACAACGATCTTGAGCAGTGTAAAATATTCAGGCTGCTCCACTCCTGCGTCCGCCATCAACACAATATTCCAAAACACCTCATAAGAAGACACCAAAAAATAGATCACTCCCGCGATTCCCGTCCACCACAATTGGCGTTGGTCGATTGGGGAGAAAACAGGCTTTACAGTTGGCCGGGACCTTTCGGGATCATCGGTGGGCAGGTGGATATCGAGCACTTCCATGATGGTCTTTACGGTAAACGCCCTTGGGGTCACTTCCCCCGCCTCGATTCGCTGAATGGTGCGTACATTGATATTGCAACGTTCTACCAGTTCTTCTTGGGTCATTCCTTTGGAAAGGCGGTGCTGCTGTATGACCTTTCCGAGTTCAGGTTGTTTCATCGTTAATAGCGTTTGATTGACCATTGCAAATTGGAGTTTATTCAACTAACATCACCCGAAAAGCAAGCGGATTTGACCCGACATTTGCCCGACATTGCCCCCAAAACCTCCGAGAAGGCCATTTTGGAAACTTTTCTATCACCTCAGCAAGTACATTTTCCCGTATCCTTTTTTGAATGCCTTGTCCCCAGCCGTGGCACGGTGCTCTACAAACTGCCCGTCCTTTCGTACCAGTACCCTGTAAATATACACCCCATTTGCCAACTGATCACCAAATTCGTCTTTGCCATCCCAGGCATATTCGCTGATGTTATTGCCGATCTTGACAGGCCCCAACTCCTCCTGAAGAATTTCACGTACTACTTTTCCCGTGACCGTCATGATCTGGATTTTGATCTCGTCGGGAGGCACTGCTCCGGTCACGGTAAACACAAAACGGACGCTGGTGCTGAATGGATTTGGATAGGGATAAAAATGGGTAATGGTAGATTCATTGATCACCTCAAAGGTTACCTCATATGGTTTCTCTCCCGCCTTATTACCGCTGGCATCCTCGGCATTGATCCGCAAGGTGTAAACCCCATCCTCTAGCGGCCCTGGCTGATACTCTACTTTAAAATCAGTATTTTTGCTGGCCTCAAACCATTTCAGGGAAGGATTGCTAAAGGCCACTCGCTCAAAGACGCAGGTTTCACAATCCCTTTTCAACTGCACCTCCACTCCGGTGGTGTCCTGCTTCAGAAGGGTTTCGTTTTCATCCTTTACCAAAGCGGATATCAGGACATTGGGCGATACGATATCACCATCCATGATATACACCCCATCAAAACTCACGTCCAACACGGGGTTTTGGTCATCTCCTGCCACCACTAGGTAATCCGCCAAATCCAGCACATTGTTTTTATAGGACTGCTCCAAATATTCCCTTGGGTTTACCGCCACATTCAGGGAGTTTTTACCAGCCTTGCCAAATGAATCAACATCCAACTCGAACGCATATGATTCCCCAGCTTTCACCGCAGGGATTTTCCGCTCAAATTCCTCAATGGTATTCTGCTGCTTATTGTGCCACGTCCACCTCAGCGTAAGGGAATCCATAAAATCATAATTGGAGATATTGACAAATTCGAAGGAAACTGCAGCCTCCTCCCCTTCCCGCAAATCGAGCTTTTCCTCCTTATCCTTAAGCAGCAGAACTCCTTCAGGCACCCCCGTATAGTTTACCTGCCACTGCATCAGCTGTCGTGGAATACGCTCTTCAGATTCCTCCAGCCGGTATTGCAGCCGTAGAAAGGGATACCTATCGGCATTGACATCTTCCAGCCTTACCTCACCATCCACCACATTTTCAAAAAGCACCGTCTCTGCTCCTGATGCGGACACGCCGATCACATCAAATGCAAACTGCCCTGCTCCCACGCTCCCTACAGTACGGGTTTGGTTGTAAAAGACAGCCCACGAGGATGCTGGCCCCACCCGTCGGGTAGCCACATTTCCTTGGTCATAAAACCCTTCCATCTGTGTGGAAAAGCTAATGGATTGGGCAGCTGCCGGCACCTCAGAAGACTTGTCAGCAAGCACCTCCACAGCTTCACCAGGCGCCATCCCCTTTCTTCCAAATAAAATATAGGGGTCTCCGTTTTTGAGATTCCGTAGCGTAGCTTCATTGGCTCCAACCTCCCTCATTTTTAGAAAAGCAGCATCGGGCCAATCCTCAAAATTCATTTGCCCCACCGAAAAAATCAACACATAATCCCCGTCTTTCAGCCCATCAATATAATCCATCAACATGGTCTGCCCCTCCCCGGTAATCCAGCCACTCCTGATATTCTGAATAATCTGGGGCGTCTTTCCACAGCTCTTCGGATCCAGCACATCAAAATCTGTCAATGGAATCACCAAATAAGGCGCCAAGCTTCGCTGATCAAAGGCCATTAAGCCAAAGGAATTGTTGGTACACCTACGCTGGAACAAGTCTTGGTTATATGCCGTCCCGTCCAGTTCGACCTGAACCTGGCCGTAGGAGAGCCCTTCTGTCTCCGATCCAAAAGTAAAAACATCCAAATCCCTTGTGGTACCTAAATACTCCCACTGTCCCGCGGCCTGATTGATCGATAGATTATAGAGCTGGTCTTCCGCAAGCTGTGCAAACTCCCGCTGAATCCACCCTTCTGGACCATCGGGAATATACGAAAAACTGCTCTTGGCCCAGGCTTTGCTTTCTCCTTCCCGCTGCTCCAAAAATTTTGTCCGCCAATAAAACGTAACCGTATCGGAAGCGTTGATTCGGTCACCAATACTTGGCTGCCACCTGGCTATCCCACGGGTAGTCACCCGTTGCTCCTTTCGCCAAGCTGAGCTGAAATCCGGCGACACATCCAACTGGAACACAATCGTCCTGTCCTCAGAGGCCTTGCCCGGCACCTGCGCGATCAGCTCGACAGCTGCCTCATCATGAATGGCATAGTCCAGCGGACTCAGGTTTTGGGTACCACTTGAAGCAATGAACTTATTTACCACAATGGCATTATTGGCATAGGTGATCTCCGGAATGGACCTTTCTGTATTTATCGAAATGGTAAACACATTGTCCCCAGAAGAGACCAATCCTACATTGGGTACCGCAAAATGCACGGTATCACGATGAAATACCGGAGCCAATTTTTGAATATCATAATTGACCAACGTCCCGTCGGGAAGCTGCCTGCTGACTTTAAAGTCGAGCGTATCCTGATGCACAATTCCAAGATTTCGCACTACAAAACTAAGATCCAACGTATCTGTCAAAGAAGTCACTGGCTCGTCATTCACA
It encodes:
- a CDS encoding SAM hydrolase/SAM-dependent halogenase family protein, whose amino-acid sequence is MALVTFLSDFGDGDYYVPAVKAKMLSINPQLNIIDITHKVEAYDIAHAAFVLRSVYKEFPKGTIHLVALNSTSSMTDGYIGIKLEEHIFVGPNNGVLSMLADYDPGIVVKFADIHIKDSTFPAKDILAPIAAKVASGAAIHDFGGPLQAIRQMMPRQIKATKKQIVGHVLRMDGYGNLITNIPKSVFNQLNPGKFSVEFSREVMTKLHPSYDSVEPGDCFALFNSLDFLEIGINHGHGGDLLGLKYDSPVVINFHREEE
- the porU2 gene encoding putative type IX secretion system sortase PorU2 yields the protein MKKTSFLYLLMITWALVAKGQTEWIDYSKTYYKIPTTTDGIYRISYAALSASGMNPSRVDPRTLSVYHRGEEVAIYVHGQDDGRFDQGDYVEFIGKRNDGQSDRPLYPDAEQMANPLYNNHSDATVFFLTSTPGRPGKRMTSRDPGTASVDLTSYETEVTQVFSDQYTLGQTYSLGVHLGIYDKGQGWTGPVVTRGNVQDIVFKDLGEMANEFSASVTLGMVGRSGVDHLVEVYVGASQEGLRKVTDVALEGYSFKTYRADLQASDIGSDGRMVVRIAPVSTSGSNDNVSVSFASLTYRKQKITGEFDQERIRLGAGDYQLQLEQVSDHYLAYDVTNLGAPVRLIEEKDAGGVKFPVGNAAMSSEVLVQAEREVTEPTVLDQVRFRNLLGTAANYLILTHPSLQQATSTNTDPVAAYAAYRESAAGGGHQTLTFTADELYNQFNYGEKSPLAIKEFLRQYAARHSPEYLLLMGRAYGMYNYTNSGGVRYYYRDHPEMFSVQDLVPTYGYPYTDNRFVVGLDGEGSMREDIAVGRIPARVPEEINYYLNKVKEKEALGASATWQKDMIHLSGGLSAFELERYYNFVRGFESIAEGPYFGGEVTTYRKRSNTEVALINISDKVNEGVSMVTFFGHAATSTTDIDIGFVSQDELGYDNKGKYPVLLLNGCDAGNAFGGAYTFGEDWILTPDRGASNFMAHSSIGVDVFLRRYSESFYHSAFADSSLIYQPIGKVKLAGDKRFYDRYGTSAINQSHANQMIMLGDPAVRIFPAKEADYALDVDEVDLGDVNDEPVTSLTDTLDLSFVVRNLGIVHQDTLDFKVSRQLPDGTLVNYDIQKLAPVFHRDTVHFAVPNVGLVSSGDNVFTISINTERSIPEITYANNAIVVNKFIASSGTQNLSPLDYAIHDEAAVELIAQVPGKASEDRTIVFQLDVSPDFSSAWRKEQRVTTRGIARWQPSIGDRINASDTVTFYWRTKFLEQREGESKAWAKSSFSYIPDGPEGWIQREFAQLAEDQLYNLSINQAAGQWEYLGTTRDLDVFTFGSETEGLSYGQVQVELDGTAYNQDLFQRRCTNNSFGLMAFDQRSLAPYLVIPLTDFDVLDPKSCGKTPQIIQNIRSGWITGEGQTMLMDYIDGLKDGDYVLIFSVGQMNFEDWPDAAFLKMREVGANEATLRNLKNGDPYILFGRKGMAPGEAVEVLADKSSEVPAAAQSISFSTQMEGFYDQGNVATRRVGPASSWAVFYNQTRTVGSVGAGQFAFDVIGVSASGAETVLFENVVDGEVRLEDVNADRYPFLRLQYRLEESEERIPRQLMQWQVNYTGVPEGVLLLKDKEEKLDLREGEEAAVSFEFVNISNYDFMDSLTLRWTWHNKQQNTIEEFERKIPAVKAGESYAFELDVDSFGKAGKNSLNVAVNPREYLEQSYKNNVLDLADYLVVAGDDQNPVLDVSFDGVYIMDGDIVSPNVLISALVKDENETLLKQDTTGVEVQLKRDCETCVFERVAFSNPSLKWFEASKNTDFKVEYQPGPLEDGVYTLRINAEDASGNKAGEKPYEVTFEVINESTITHFYPYPNPFSTSVRFVFTVTGAVPPDEIKIQIMTVTGKVVREILQEELGPVKIGNNISEYAWDGKDEFGDQLANGVYIYRVLVRKDGQFVEHRATAGDKAFKKGYGKMYLLR
- a CDS encoding helix-turn-helix domain-containing protein gives rise to the protein MKQPELGKVIQQHRLSKGMTQEELVERCNINVRTIQRIEAGEVTPRAFTVKTIMEVLDIHLPTDDPERSRPTVKPVFSPIDQRQLWWTGIAGVIYFLVSSYEVFWNIVLMADAGVEQPEYFTLLKIVVLISYAAFAYGFYLVGQRTDNKVLQFGVVFLILINAGIIGTDIYSGKVVGAEDVWFGVFEVMAFGVSLIPFSLGLVQSKKTFGQLYQVIGILGLITAVMFITVVFTLLGTFTWAVFDIACIYLLFKHSQGKEEEKREMLGF
- a CDS encoding PhoH family protein, producing MVEKVITLENIPLLDFLGTENENIRQIAAAFPKSKIVSRGNEIRIQGRAPEIIRINDVLNMLLQHFNRFGQVTPENVKEYIELEGVPFEEDPKNDIIVYGNKGLAIKPKSTNQRKLVDAAYKNDLVFALGPAGTGKTYIAVALAVRALKNREVKRIIITRPAVEAGENLGFLPGDLQEKLDPYLRPIYDALGDMVPAEKLKFYQENRVIEIAPLAYMRGRTLNDAFVLLDEAQNTTREQIKMFLTRMGPNSKVIINGDQSQVDLPTKQKSGLREALRVLKDVKGIGLVNLSGKDVIRHKLVKSIIAAYDQDDLQKEKSRNERSDRQKGNE